The Nitrospirota bacterium DNA segment CGAAAATATTATCCTGTCATTATTTGGATGTTCAGGGTGAGTTATATCAAACTTAAAAAAACCTCCAAAAAATAGCGCTGTCATGAGCTCAGTTGCTGAAAGAGATGATGTCGGATGCCCCGAGCCTGCTTCAGCAGTAGAAGTAAGTATGTAATAACGGATGAGTTTTGCTATCTTTCTTAAATTATATATATATGTCATATAATCATCTCAATTCAATCAAAATCACCAATATTCAGGAAATCCTTGTGTCTTTATTATGAGCCACTTTGTTCTCTCTTTTTCAAGTGAAAAAACAAGATGAGCAGGGTTCGGTAAATCACCCAGAACATATCCTGTCTCGGTTCCAATAGTCGCTATTATTCTTACGTCCATTTCGGCTGTGGCTTTTCCATCATTAACTTCTATAGTAGTATTTTCATATTCTATCTTTATATCTTTCATCCTTTGAAATGATGACCTGATATTTTCTTTTATTAATAAATATGTTAAACCATATTCATCAAGATAATTGTAAGAAATTTTTGACATAACATCGTCGATGTGCTCTTTTTCTATTGCTTCAGATCCTTCTTTAAAAAGTTTCTTTATTCTTTTCTCATCAGAGGGCCAGAGTAAATAAAGAATTAGCGGAATGATGATTATAAAAAATAATAGTGCTATGTTTTTTTTACTCAAGATTTGATCCTTGTATTATCCTTCTGTAACATTGATTATAGCTTCATGTATAACTTTCAGCAATTGGTTTAGATTCTCTTTACTTATACTCAATGGCGGCATGATTACAACAACATTCCCAAGAGGTCGGATGAAAACTCCTTTTTCTCTTGCAAAGTATGCTACACGCCAACCCATCTTTTCTTTCCAATCATATGGCTCTTTTGTCTTTTTATTCCTTACTAATTCAATTCCTGCCATCATACCAATATTACGGACATCTCCGACATGTTTCAGATTTAATATATTTTTGAGCCATGACTTAAGAATCTTAATTTTACCCTTAAGATTTTCCATTACTTTTTCTTTTTCAAATATATTCAGACATGCAAGTGCTGCAAAGCATGCAAGAGGATTCCCTGTGTATGAATGACCATGAAAAAATGTTTTCAGGTCTTTAAAATCACCCAAAAATGCATTATAGATTTCATCCGAACAAATTGTTACAGCAAGAGGCATGTAGCCACCTGTTATCCCTTTAGAAAGACACATAATATCAGGCACTACGCCTTCATGTTCACAAGCAAACATCCTTCCTGTGCGTCCGAATCCTGTAGCAACTTCATCAGCAATCATAAGTATTTTGTATTCATTGCATAATTCTCTAACACCTTTAAGATAACCAGGCGGAGACGTTATCATTCCACCTGCTGCCTGAATCAAAGGCTCGATAATTATTGCAGCTATCTTTTTTGAATTAGATTTTAATATATCTTTCATATTATTAAGACATTCATACTTACATCTTGGATATTTTTTACCGAACTCACATCTATAGCAATAAGGAGAAGAAGCTTTATATGTTTTGTAAAGAAGAGGTTTGAATGTTTTATGAAATATATCAATTCCGCCAACACTCACAGCACCAATTGTATC contains these protein-coding regions:
- the bioA gene encoding adenosylmethionine--8-amino-7-oxononanoate transaminase, giving the protein MSIIEENKKLVDADKKYIWHPFTQMKDWLKEDIIIISEGKDCFIKDIYGKWYIDGVSSLWVNVHGHRKKELDEAIKAQVDKISHSTLLGLSNVPAIKLAEKLIRIVKASFIHNKSSLSKVFYSDNGSTAVEVAIKMAFQYWKHKGVRGKNTFVSLKNAYHGDTIGAVSVGGIDIFHKTFKPLLYKTYKASSPYCYRCEFGKKYPRCKYECLNNMKDILKSNSKKIAAIIIEPLIQAAGGMITSPPGYLKGVRELCNEYKILMIADEVATGFGRTGRMFACEHEGVVPDIMCLSKGITGGYMPLAVTICSDEIYNAFLGDFKDLKTFFHGHSYTGNPLACFAALACLNIFEKEKVMENLKGKIKILKSWLKNILNLKHVGDVRNIGMMAGIELVRNKKTKEPYDWKEKMGWRVAYFAREKGVFIRPLGNVVVIMPPLSISKENLNQLLKVIHEAIINVTEG